In Microcaecilia unicolor chromosome 1, aMicUni1.1, whole genome shotgun sequence, the following are encoded in one genomic region:
- the XRCC2 gene encoding DNA repair protein XRCC2 isoform X2, whose protein sequence is MFYHLLTRCILPKSEGGLQVEVIFIDMDYHFDMLRLVTILERRLSQSTEEIVKQCLSRLFLVYCSSSIQLLLTLHSLESMICSHPSLCLLILDSISAFYWIDRNNGGESFHMQEANLKKCTEFLRKLLKEYQLVLFASTQAIMQKSSNQMEGPSHSVESQCNADIDYRPYLCKPWQNLVTHRIFFFRKDRPDGGKQDFEIVSSNTRNHSVVKCSFNIGECGVQFIQLRSA, encoded by the coding sequence atgttttaTCATCTGCTTACACGCTGCATCCTGCCGAAATCTGAAGGAGGGCTACAAGTAGAAGTCATATTCATTGACATGGATTACCATTTTGACATGCTTCGACTTGTTACTATTCTTGAACGCAGATTGTCACAAAGTACAGAAGAGATAGTAAAACAGTGCCTTAGTAGACTTTTTTTGGTATACTGCAGTAGTAGTATTCAGTTGCTTCTCACACTTCATTCTCTGGAAAGCATGATTTGCAGTCACCCTTCACTCTGCCTTTTAATCTTAGATAGTATATCAGCTTTTTACTGGATAGACAGAAATAACGGAGGAGAAAGCTTTCATATGCAAGAAGCTAATCTAAAGAAATGCACTGAATTTCTTAGGAAACTCCTTAAAGAATATCAGTTAGTACTTTTTGCATCAACTCAAGCCATCATGCAAAAATCTTCAAATCAGATGGAAGGACCTTCTCATTCAGTGGAAAGCCAGTGTAATGCTGATATAGATTATAGACCTTATCTTTGTAAGCCATGGCAAAATCTTGTGACTCATAGGATTTTTTTCTTCAGGAAAGACAGGCCTGATGGTGGCAAGCAAGATTTTGAAATTGTTTCTAGTAACACAAGAAATCATAGTGTCGTGAAATGTTCATTTAATATTGGCGAGTGTGGGGTTCAGTTTATTCAACTTAGATCTGCTTAA